In Fibrobacter sp. UWB15, the following proteins share a genomic window:
- a CDS encoding cytosine permease, which yields MKKRYGLLTNGIVWFGVAVSVSEIEAGIEIGAESAHDSLWLPLVLGHILGGILLFFVGLIGARVRLNAMQTTESTFGKYGSKFFATLNAFQLLAWVAVLNAQGARALGGLNLPISFPASCVILAVLIAIWVKVGLKRSANVATVVVAALTVLLVAFSVKLLGIDVTPTGSTAKHLFGFWTIFEISIAMPLSWLPVISDYTKDAENPLSATAASAIAYTIASLWMYILGVEISGLGVNNDIAQAILLAGFGVPGIIIVVASTVTTNFLAANSAGESIKVIHGKVKHKTAGVVVALLSSVLAISGIMEHYISFLYLIASVFAPMAAVLLVSFYLTDHSKVGKAFWIGNLFAWLVGFAVYQYAAHLESVFLGPTLLSVVVSFVISYLFSKTLTLKPKGNS from the coding sequence ATGAAAAAGCGTTATGGCTTGCTTACGAATGGAATTGTTTGGTTCGGTGTAGCCGTTTCGGTTTCCGAAATTGAAGCCGGTATCGAAATAGGTGCAGAATCCGCTCACGATTCCCTGTGGCTACCCTTGGTGCTCGGGCATATTTTAGGTGGTATTTTGCTGTTCTTCGTGGGGCTTATCGGTGCCCGTGTTCGCTTGAATGCCATGCAGACCACGGAATCCACATTCGGAAAGTACGGTTCCAAGTTCTTTGCGACCCTTAACGCATTCCAGTTGCTTGCGTGGGTGGCTGTGCTGAACGCCCAAGGTGCCCGCGCCCTGGGCGGCCTGAATTTACCGATATCGTTCCCGGCCTCGTGCGTGATTCTTGCGGTACTGATTGCGATTTGGGTCAAGGTCGGCCTCAAGCGTTCGGCGAATGTGGCAACGGTCGTGGTTGCGGCCCTTACGGTTTTGCTTGTTGCTTTCTCGGTGAAGTTGCTTGGAATCGACGTGACGCCGACAGGCTCTACTGCAAAGCACCTGTTTGGTTTCTGGACGATTTTTGAAATTTCGATTGCCATGCCTCTTTCTTGGTTGCCGGTGATTTCGGACTATACGAAAGATGCTGAAAATCCGCTTTCGGCCACGGCGGCATCTGCTATCGCGTATACGATTGCAAGCCTTTGGATGTATATTCTGGGTGTTGAAATTTCTGGACTCGGCGTGAATAACGATATTGCCCAGGCTATTTTGCTTGCCGGTTTTGGCGTTCCGGGGATTATCATTGTGGTTGCATCTACGGTTACGACTAATTTTCTCGCGGCAAACTCTGCGGGTGAATCGATTAAGGTCATTCATGGTAAGGTAAAGCACAAGACGGCGGGTGTTGTTGTTGCCCTTCTGAGTTCCGTTCTTGCCATTTCGGGTATTATGGAACATTATATCAGCTTCCTTTACCTTATAGCTTCGGTGTTTGCCCCGATGGCGGCTGTGCTTTTGGTGTCGTTCTACCTCACCGACCACAGCAAAGTCGGCAAGGCGTTTTGGATTGGAAACCTGTTCGCCTGGCTGGTTGGCTTTGCGGTGTACCAGTATGCGGCCCATTTGGAATCGGTATTCCTTGGTCCCACGCTGCTTTCTGTCGTCGTGTCTTTTGTAATTTCCTATCTTTTCTCAAAAACCTTGACTTTGAAGCCTAAGGGAAATTCATGA
- a CDS encoding bifunctional indole-3-glycerol phosphate synthase/phosphoribosylanthranilate isomerase, with translation MSEDILAKIVRMRREDIERLGLNFGIEIPEKREVGHTEFLGNAGAILEVKRASPSKGDIALDLDPVGLATTYAEAHAQAVSVLTETNFFKGTLRDLIAVANLMERRRKQGLHACAVLRKDFLLFEDEIDIAYRCGADAVLLIARILDDEQLVRMAKRAASFDMQAFVEVRETDDLRKLKVVTEALGESAAKTIVAGVNSRDLATFHTDPLVPASVRSKLPAKAVFESGILCPADATYARNLGFTGILVGEAVAKNPPLAKEVVHAFESGSENARGKFWKKFAERKQQKQTRHCEERSDEAIHGTNRPLVKICGITREEDGLLAAELGADMLGFVFSTTKRLTTEKFVRSFAEKIRLCHPEQAQRVEGSPLLVGVITDSESVEGKTAIKLAKEGVLDAVQFHGVAPGAEFSDLPHYGAARVGEESDFDKVAALRKSGEPRILLDAKVEGIPGGTGKTIPENLLREKAGDLPLWLAGGITPENVCGIVEKFHPELVDVSSGVEDAPGIKNAEKLKALFAALS, from the coding sequence ATGAGCGAAGACATTTTAGCGAAAATCGTACGGATGCGCCGCGAGGATATCGAGCGGCTTGGCCTGAATTTTGGAATTGAAATTCCTGAAAAGCGCGAGGTGGGCCATACAGAGTTTCTTGGAAACGCGGGTGCGATTCTCGAAGTCAAGCGAGCATCGCCTTCGAAGGGCGATATCGCGCTGGATCTCGATCCGGTAGGGCTTGCGACGACTTATGCCGAGGCTCATGCGCAGGCGGTTTCAGTGCTTACTGAAACGAATTTTTTCAAGGGAACGCTGCGCGACTTGATTGCCGTGGCGAATCTGATGGAACGCCGCCGCAAGCAGGGCTTGCATGCCTGCGCCGTACTTCGCAAAGATTTTCTTTTATTCGAAGATGAAATCGATATTGCTTACCGTTGCGGTGCCGATGCAGTGCTTTTGATTGCTCGCATTCTTGATGACGAACAGCTCGTGCGCATGGCGAAGCGTGCTGCATCGTTTGATATGCAGGCCTTTGTGGAAGTCCGCGAAACTGACGACTTGCGCAAGCTGAAAGTCGTGACCGAAGCTCTTGGCGAATCTGCGGCCAAGACGATTGTCGCAGGCGTGAATTCCCGCGATTTGGCAACCTTCCATACAGACCCGCTGGTGCCGGCGTCGGTGCGTAGCAAGCTCCCGGCCAAGGCTGTTTTTGAATCGGGGATTTTATGCCCGGCCGATGCGACTTATGCGCGCAACCTCGGCTTTACGGGAATCCTGGTGGGCGAGGCGGTTGCCAAGAACCCACCGCTTGCTAAAGAAGTGGTGCATGCGTTTGAATCGGGCTCCGAAAATGCCCGCGGCAAGTTCTGGAAAAAGTTTGCAGAGCGCAAACAGCAGAAACAAACTCGTCATTGCGAGGAACGAAGTGACGAAGCAATCCATGGCACAAATCGTCCGTTAGTCAAAATCTGCGGCATCACGCGCGAAGAAGACGGCTTGCTCGCCGCAGAACTCGGGGCAGACATGCTCGGCTTTGTATTCAGCACGACCAAGCGCTTGACCACTGAGAAATTTGTGCGCAGTTTTGCCGAAAAGATTCGCTTGTGTCATCCTGAGCAAGCGCAGCGCGTCGAAGGATCCCCTCTCCTTGTTGGAGTTATCACCGATTCCGAATCGGTTGAAGGCAAAACCGCCATCAAGCTTGCCAAAGAAGGCGTGCTTGATGCAGTGCAGTTCCACGGCGTAGCTCCTGGAGCCGAATTCAGCGACTTGCCGCATTACGGCGCCGCCCGCGTTGGCGAAGAATCCGATTTCGACAAGGTCGCCGCCCTCCGTAAGAGTGGCGAACCCCGCATCCTCCTAGATGCGAAAGTCGAAGGAATTCCTGGCGGTACGGGTAAGACCATTCCCGAAAACTTGCTTCGCGAAAAAGCGGGGGATTTGCCCCTCTGGCTTGCCGGCGGCATCACGCCCGAAAATGTGTGCGGGATAGTCGAAAAGTTCCACCCGGAACTCGTCGATGTCTCCAGCGGTGTCGAAGACGCACCGGGAATAAAAAACGCCGAGAAACTCAAAGCTCTGTTTGCTGCTCTTTCCTAA